The DNA segment AGGTGAAGCctgccttagagagagagagagagagagagagagagagagagagagagagagagagagagagagagagagagagagagagagagagagagagagagagagagagagagagagagagagagagagacttcctacAGGAGATATGTGAGACTATTTATTACACAAGGaagtggaaaataaatgaataaataaaataaataaatgaagattaAATGAAAGCTGTGTGAAATATAAAGACAAAACTTTATTTACTGAGgagagattcacacacacacacacacacacacacacacacacacacactctcctggATAAATATGCAGCTAACATGTACttaatacaaagaaatacacagCAAGGTCTACAATAGCATACATAAGTACACTTGACAAGCCTTGCAAGTATAATATTAATTGTTCCTCAGgtatggcattttttttattttattttattttatttttattattgattgattcttattttttttctctttcattatgttttatttgtcagtgttgtttgttttcttcttccctctgccttatttattaatttgttttactttattcttatttctttttattttgtatgtttttttctttgatagttcttagttttctttgtgcttttcttccctttcctttgtcGTTTTCTTagttaattcttatttttttccttttatacctccattattttcttttagtttcttttctttcctttttttttatatatagattTTCTTCAGGGATTATTTAGGTTGAAAGTTTGGAATCATATTAGTGATTACAGTTGTAGCTgttgacatacatacatacatacatacatacatatattagaATGATCTGAATAAGGACAAAGTGAATATTCAAAGTGTTTGTTAGTTTAAAGTACTGTAATCTCATTTGTCAAGTTTACATGTATACATagaaacatacataaatacataaattatatacatacatacacatatataaatatacacACTTCAGTAACTCTCTCTTATGAGTGTTACAAGTACAGTGTGTGTCATGTGTTGTACAGGGTGTTGCAGAAGTACCTCCTATATTTCTCCTATTGTTAACCTCTAAAATGTGGGAGGTATTTCTGCAGCACCCTGTATATTCCCTGTATGACACTGAACAAAATGGCAGCAGACAAATTTCTATCAAcatatgtgtatttttatttgtatttcttatgTATATTTTGTAAAGGTAAAGATTGTGATATTTGTTCAGTGACGAGAATGAATTTTACCATTTAAGTAAAGTGAGCAACACAGAATGACCTCTTTAATTTATCTCCCTATTGGAAATTGTCTGttttaaaacaaatatttattcttttatcatgtccacctcactaatgcatgaattaaccagtatcttcatttttcatctctttcacctGTAAaccctattctctccacctcactaatgcacgaattaaccagtatcttcatttttcatctctttcacctGTAAaccctattctctccacctcactaatgtaagaattaaccagtatcttcattTGCATCTCTTTCACCAGCAaatcctattctgtccacctcactaatgcaagagttaaccaaaaTACCCCTttaacacactgaaaaacacctACAAAGCTCACCCAAATACACCCAAACTGCACTCAAAACACCCTGAAACACaatgaaaacatcattaaatacaacaaaactcacggttaaacatccaaaacactcaaaacacaccacaacacctgaatatactcacaaaactcacccaaacacagccAAAACACTTcttaaacatccaaaacacactcaaaacaccccatatCATCTCAAAATACCCgaaaaactcacccaaacacacccaaattgcactgaaaacatccaaaacatcTATCACAAAACTCATCAAACCCAACCAAAACGCGCTTATAACATCCAAAAAACACAGccaaaacacccacaacaccctagaatacccacaaaactcacccaaacacattcaaaacaatCTCAGCACACCAACTACCctcaaaactcatccaaacacactcaaagcacccACAACACCCTagaatacccacaaaactcacacaaacacactcaaaacactctcaataCCCCAAACTAtccacaaaactcatccaaacgcactcaaaacactcaaaatatccaaAGCACACCCAAAACACTGCAAAATTCATTCAAACACACCaataacactccacaacaccacAGAACATGCCCAAAACAAACCCAATACGccccacacactcaaatacacgcaaaagactccacacacacacacacacaaacacaaacacacacacacacacacacacacacacgcacacacacaccaaaactcactcaaaacacctaaaacacccaaaataaaaacaaacaaacaaacaaacaaactcacaacacctcaatatacccccaaacacaccaaaacactccacagtATATTCTAAACACCccacaagattaaaaacacataaaatacacgtAAAACATTCTAAGCCACACTTAAAATACCTAAAATTTTACCAAAATACACAGATAACAGCtaatatacatcctaaacacacctaaacacctcCAAACCTCACTACCCTAGCTCAAAATACCCGACAATACtcctaaatacacccaaaacatacttaaaacaccgaaaatacacGAAACATTACAGAAAAGGCACCGCAgaaaagggaaactaagctaaacgtTGCCTTCTTTCCGTTTACGtgttatgcctcctcctcctccttcatttctcttatttctctccttctactactactacctacacaCCTGAGTTtggaaacagctggaaacactGCAAAAAATTGGAAATTAAGGTAAATATTGACGAGGAGATACTGGGGCCGAGCGATTCCTGGGtcgttgatgacgtcacaggcgagctGCCGCCAGCTCGCTGgcttacgtacgtaacgtatatatttcattttgaaattgacccctacaaaaaatgaagctaggctcaaATGCATTATATAATCTGACTCGATAATTACTTTAACTAATATTCACAGtatcaaaacatctccagcttgagtagttgtaaaaaaatattagatgaaatattgaaaaagtgttggaacttttgacaccattaaaaacattgaaaagtccacccatttcaCTTTACGCCGGTaaaataacacttaaaaaaaatctgaactattttttcaagcattgcaacgttagttacaagctgaaatagagatacgaaaaatgcaaaaaatgacaaaatcaccacttttaacgggGCCATAAGCCTATTCAAagtccacatacttaactcaacaggatcGCAAAACACTTTAAttatcataaacgattttttgaagccataaaatcttcattaaagctTCAAATAAACAAGCGGAAAATCGGGTTGGGTAAAAATCACCGTACAGACTGCCCtatatttacgaaaaaaaaaaaacaacagcaaatttAGCACATTTACtgaactgaagcaagaaaaacacttaaaaggcatcgaaatatttttagaatccataaaaacttactttacaagccaaataaaatcattcagaaaaaataaaaaaaatattggaacccaagAAGGAGCAATCCATAATGGCGGCCATCGGAGGTGACCTCAGTGGGGGAGCCAGCCGCCATATTTCTTCAATTATTCCTTCATGACACCAAACccggcaatggcggatatatgtgaccagcggatatgaattCTAGACATATGGGTCCATCTTTTGATATGTtttggcttacaataagtgagagtcgaagcaaataatggctgaaaacactgaagcCCTGCCTCTACCTCAGCTGatggcttgtttacatattgacaaactttcaatatttccctaaattttcaactgtttccagactcagttgtaaacaaaatctaaaaataaatcaacaaccttaaaaaaaatacctaaaaacgaataaaaaaaaaaaaactaaatgaacGAGTACAAGACactactgggaggaggaggatgttgtgGTGAAGGGAGTTACTTCGACTGAGCGGAGGCTGGCaccgctggactcaccttatgtactcgtgcctctctgcTTGGCGATGCTTGGTGCAGGGAGAAGCTGccgggaatacggaaacactgGTCAATCGAGCGTGTGGGGCAAGACACAATGCAAAGGCAAGTGATCCCAATGCtaaccaaaacactgcagccagccgACAGCACTTCCTCCTCAGCGTCCCACCTGTCACTGCTCCTCaactcacccactctctctcacacacacacacacaaaagttgacatgttgtcaaataataattcaaataatataaatatcctcacttcctcactctcttcccccACTCCATACCAGCTACGTGATTATGAACGAACACTTCATTCACTGCTGCACcttgtcaccgcagcaaacacaaACCAGCGCAGGATAGGCTCAACTAAaatgctcctactctctctctctctctctcaccatccaccagagaaggtttaactcatgtGAAATTCCAACAATGCTAAAGGGATAAGCAAAGGGACTAGCAGGGAATTGGAACAACCGCGCCCTTaatacacatccacacacacacacacacaagacagacaaGAACATCGGCCTGTCCCAAGTTGTGTATTGTCTCATTCTTAATATTTGAGGACCTGTTGTCATTtgtttcgtatatttttttttatttgttatattttatcAAGTGTTTTTGGATGGTTTGAGAAAGTTTATGAGGGAATATTTATTGTTTACTTTTGTGTGGCATGAGGGCTTGCAGCGAGATTATGAAGTAGTTATGTGTTTATTCAGAAATTGAGATATTGTCAAATAAACACCACAACTCCAATCATCatcagaataaaaggaagggaaagagtaagaaggaaacaaaagacccAGACAGTGAGACAAACCTGTCAGGGAGCGCCGTTTCAGAAGGCAACAACGcaagcaccatcatcatcatcatcaccagcctaCGGTGTAAACAAAGGACGCCTGTTTGAACTTGCAGCGCACCTTCGTCGTCTGTTTCACCACACATGTACTGCCCCTGGTGCCCCACTGTAGAGGAAACCGTTGAACATTGCGTtgtgcttcaccaccaccagtcgtACCCATCGGGATCAAGACTTGATCTGCCTACCCTACAAGCGTTAGAGGGTATTGACTCCTCCAAACGAACAGTACAGGTGTGTAAGTCATTTAGAACATGATGTAGAGAATAATTTGTGTATATGTAatatgggaggaggaaaaagaccttGTTTATTTGTCCAGTACTCCAGACTCATTCCGCGAGTTCTTTACAAATCCTCATGTTCCACTTCCTTCCACCCCCGCAGGATGACGGagcgtgtggtggtgctggtggacaTGGACTGCTTCTATGtgcaggtggaggagagggagcagcCACACCTGCGAGGCAAACCTGCAGCCGTGGTGCAGTACAACTCCTGGCGTGGTGGCGGGTGTGTACTTTGAGTTTTTAagtcttgttttactttttgcagtattgttattgtttttgttatttttattattattattattattattattattattattattattatttttattattattgttgttattgttcttattcttattcttctctttttcttcatcttattactacactacaacaacaagaactactggtaaatttgcagtttcacccAATATCCCCAACCTCTACCCACATCCCCCCAACCCCTCCAGCAAGCTTGCGGGCCTGTGgggaacctttttttttttgggggggggcacatacgagtgatatatagactgaaaatgtagggaaatttccctagaagtCAAGGAAATTTCCTAAATGTAGCAAACCAAAAACCTATTATAACCAGGGGGCTGTGCCCCCTTGAACCCCCACTATTAGTATATTCAAACACAACCAgaaaactaatctaacctaaccttaccttacctaatcttacttaacctatcctaacctatcctaacctaatctaaccttaccttacctaacctgtccttatctaaccttacctaaccttacctatcctaacctaacctaacctatcctatcctatcctatcctatcctaacctaacctatcctaacctaatctaacctaacctattcaaaCGTAACATAACTCCCCAAAAAGTATTAAAAATCTAGGGATATTTACCTACAAGTGAAagaaacacacgaacacactcaCTATCCTTCAATGACTGTGGAAACAGGATCCCAGCTAAAAACTGAGGTAAATCTTTGAAATTTCGTCCCGACCTTATTATTAATTTGCGACAAGGTAATATGGGGTAGAAATGCTCCTAGCAGTGTGATCTAGACCGTGAGACACTTCATAGTTATGTGCGGTTTATTGGGGGAAACTGCAATTatactaaactactactactactgttctagttattatttttgttttcctcaccactattactaccactgttgtttatcttctttttcttaatttttcatcatcaccaccaccaccaccaccaccaccaatggcTCTCCCTACAGGATCATTGCAGTGAATTACGAGGCACGGGGGTTTGGCGTGAAGCGAGGCATGCGTGGTGACCAGGCCAGGGAGAGGTGCCCCGACATACAGTTGGTGCAGGTGCCCGTCAGTCGTGGCAAGGCAGACCTGAATAAGTGAGTTGACTAGTtgatgaatttatttatttatttattttttttatttttttttaatgtaagaggtgCACTGGCTTAGGACAAcaaggaggataaaaaatagGCAGTAGTGTTGATGTGTTGTCCCCGGCTGGCAGTTCTAAGTTGccacagtaatagtaatagcaacagtaatagtaatagtaatagcaataatagtgGATTTTCCTCTCAGTGTTACTACATCAGACACTCTCATCATATTACAACATTCATAAACAACATATGCACTGTGATATTGAGTTTTttccacaaaaataaaatacgtaCTTCAGTTTCTGCTTTGTAACGAAACCGTTCTCTACCCAGCACACAAACGTCATTACATTGGTGCCTCTTGCTCAACAGGTACAGAGAGGCAGGTAAGGAGGTCATCAATGTGCTTGTGGAATTCAGTGACTGCGTTGAGAGGGCCAGCATTGATGAGGCCTACGTGGATCTGACCAGTGTGGTGGACAGGCGGAtggcagaggtggaggagagggtgtCAGCCGCggcccttccctccacctgggTTGTGGGCTacagtggagaggaggaggtggaaggggaaaaaggtttgtgttattgtgtgttttgttgtgatagtagtggtgttgtAGTAGGGTCAATAGGAgcaatagtagtgatagtagtaggagtaatggCAGTATCAGTTCTTATGAAAGtagtaatgaaagaaataaaagtaatattgTCAGAattagtagtggaagtagtttagtagtagtaataatagcttTAATAGTAGATAACAACTGAGAAACATTTAATTAAACtgtagttgtaataataatagtaataataataataataataataataataataataataataataataataataataataataataataataataatagataaccTTTCCACAGGTGACAGAGAAGCCAGCTTAAACAAATGGGTTGCAGGACTCAACCAAGAGGATAAACcagagttagaggaggaggaggaggaggatgaggagatgaggagaggcaGGTCAGGGAGCAAGGCTGACCTCCGCCTGGCCCTTGCCGCAGCACACTGTGAGGAGATGAGACGTGCTGTGTTCACTCGGACCAGCTTTAAGTGTTCTGCAGGAATAGCACATAATAAGgtttgttgttttatgtttttttttgtttttttgtttatttatttatttatttatttatttatttatttatttatttatttattgttgtatgTGTCAagacttggtggtggtgatagttgttgttgttagggtataaaatgtctgtgtgtgtgtgtgtgtgtgtgtgtgtgtgtgtgtgtgtgtgtgtgtgtgtgtgtgtgttagtagtagtagtagtagtagtagtggcagtagatTTACATATTCTAATATCACCACAAACAATACTTACAATTTCCTGCCTTAATCTTGataatttcactttttctcccactttttccactatttttcctttaattcacataacttacctttccttcttccaacactgttattttcctttcttcctgacacccacccagccatcttataattaatttcctttccagtactattatttctcttttttcctgccATTGCCCCCACAGATGCTGGCCAAGCTGTCCTGCGGCCTGCACAAACCTAACCAGCAGACCGTCTTGCCCCAGGGGAAGGTGCAGACCCTGTGGGACGGCCTGCCTTTAGGGAAAGTCCGAAACCTGGGAGGGAAGCTTGGGGACTCCCTGACAGAGACCCTGGGCTGTGTGACCATGGGGGACCTCTCCAGGGTGTCACTTAGCAGGCTGGCAGTCCACTATGACCATAAGACTGCGTTAGTAtaatatttttgtctttgtattatttttatttttttttatgtattcatttttttgttctttattcttgtgtctgtttgtgtgtgtgttcttcctttTGTGTTGATTTGatattactttaattttacATCAATAATAAATCAACCTGAGCCTATTCTCACTTATATGCATTCATTTTTAGTGTAAATTTAGAAATACTGCCTGTTTATTCTCAaaattttctgcatttcattTAATCTtcttataacaacaaaaaataacctaattaacatatatattatctctgccaccaccaccaccaccaccaccaccacacaggcaCTGGCTCCACAGTCTGGGCCGCGGCATTGACACCGAGGCTGTCACGTCCCGTCAGCTGGCAAAGAGTATTGGGTGTGGCAAGAATTTCCAAGGCCGTGAGACTCTTGACACGCCAGACAAGGTGTGTTGATGTGACCTTGTGACCTTGACATGACCttgaaattatttatttatttgctttatttattgagattagtaaaattataaccttttttgaattttttcttattttgattttgtttaattatttttggaCTTATTAATGTTGTGACTTTATTGAAATtgacttgtttttatttaatctttatgTGTAAGTGtatattactgtttttatttattttatttttgttatcttgTTAAAATTGTAACTTTTTAACTAGAGGAGGTGTGCAAGATAATGAGTGACCTTTCACCATAGCCTTTGACCTTGTTAAAATTGTGACCTTAACTGAAGAAGCATTTACTTTAGTGAATATACatgtatttatctttcttaATGGAGGAAGTGTGTAAGATCGTGACCTTATACCATAGCCATGTTGATGTGACCTTGTTAAAATTGTCACCTTAACTggaggaactttttttttttttaatgtgaatGTACTGTACTtggtttatctttatttatcataTGGTGTAGAATATTTATTGATATGAATATGTGTGTTTACCTCCATCTGGCATCTTCACTATTAATCCCACACTTGTCTCCCTTCACAGGTTCGAAAATGGACGAGAAGTTTGGCAGATGAACTTTCAGAGCGACTGGAGGCAGACAAGGCATCTGTGAGTGgcgtgtctgtttgtttactctCTTACTCATTCCACCAAGGGCTgacaggtgtgtgagtgtgcgtgtgtgtggtgccttgtctgggttgcccatgtgggattgccagcctgggtGTGTGGATAGTTAGTGTTTTGGTGGAGCAGGGGAAGGTTAGAGAGTGTGAATAAATGCAAACtggaaataaaacactaaagatGCCAAAATAAAGCGGACGTAAGaccaaaaaaataaggaaaatcaaGTAAAGTGTATCACCTCTGCTTGCTTAGGCTGTAGTAAACACcccagaaataaaacaaaaggccAGAACACAGAAACAAATGcattcactccctctccttactGCAACcataacaaaacactcaaaaacacaataaaacacaacCAGACATCCCTAAAACGCACAAAAATAACCCCTACAACACTGCCTAagcccttaaacacccaaattaACCATTAAAACACCACTTAACCCCACAGAACAAACGCACAGCTCGGACTCTCACTGTGGGGGTACGTTTGGATGGGGATGACCGCTGGTGCTCCTTTACGCGTTCCTGCCGCTTGCCCTCCTATGACGCTGAAAGGATTTGCCGTGTGTCTCTTGCCCTTTTCCACCACACCAACATTGCTGCCACGCCTGATGtctggtaggtgtgtgtgtgtgtgtgtgtgtgtgtgagagagatagagatttattcagttttttcttatttattttcatttttgttgctgttgtcttataaaatgtgtgtttgtgtgtgtttttattgatctagttttgttttattttattttcctgttttatattGTTGCTGTATTgagtcagacagagagagaaagagagagagagaggcaggcaatttgaagaaagatgaggatgaggagagagaggtgtaaagatagacagttagaggaggtgagttgatgaagaggaaaagatgctgaagacagtcagttagaggagagacgAGGCTGAAACGAGATGCTGAAGACAGGcaattaaaggagaggagttgacaaAAAATAAGAGACTGAAAAATTTATAAGCAGTGTCTATAAATTTAAGGAACCATAATCACCATCCTTGTCTTGGCTGAGCACCTTTGTGAGAGCTGCCTGTCTTTCAGGTCCCCATCTATCAAGCACATCAGTCTGTCCGCTGGCAAATTTCAGGACCTGGCTGGCTCTGGCTCGGCAAACATTCAGGAGATGTTTAGAAAAGCTGAGAGGAAGGCTTCTGCTACCACACCCATCCCTGCTACTGCCCCAAATGCCCCTGCAAAGCTCTCAAATGTGTCTGCAAGGTCCCCAAGTATTCTGTCTTTATTCTCCAACATTCCTGCAACCTCAAAAATCCCTGCAACGCCCTCAAATTTCCCTGCAACTTTGCCAAACATCCCTGCAACTtcgccatcttcctcctccacctttctctccccccaGACCCCCTCCACATCATTTTTCCTCCCAAAACTTTCCTCCAatgcatctttttcttctcccaaatcttcctcctccagatTTTTTCCTTCCAAAACCTCCTCCAACTCtacctctcctccatcaccctcctcttcttcctcctcctcctcttcttcctctccttcatcaccGAACAACAATACtcaagaggaaggggaagaagactCTCTGTTGGACGATTCAAACACTCAAGCAGTCATGCCCAGCCAATCACAGGCCTTGGAAGAGACACCTAGCCAATCGGCAGCCTCTATTCATCCCCAGGCTGAGGAACTCACCAAAAGGATGGCGGCAAAGGTCAAGCAAGGTCGTGTGTCATTCCCAAGCCAGGGCAGCTGCAAGGAAAGGTCAACAGAGGTGAAAAAACATCCAACGAACTCATTTTTCAAGAATTTTTTATtgaataagttaaaaaaagacaatggtggtgatggtggtggtactaataGTTGTGATAGTGGCCTAGAATCCCACAGGAGTGATGAGAAGCCTGAAAGTGATAGGATAGTGATGGGTAATACAGGGGTGATGGAAACTGCAagtgataatgaaaaagaggaagagagagagaatgtgaactactcagatgatgaagagaaagaaagaacaagcaaAAATAGTGAAGGTGAGGAGGTAATGAATAACTTGGACagtgaaagtgaaaggagaaaggacaGGAGTGGAAAAAGTGAAtttgaaggtgaagggaagaacaaaagtaatgatagtgaagatagtgagggaagggaagatgtgaGTGATTTAGACATCTTAGTAAGTCTGTTAGATAGtgatgaagaaaatgggaaagaaattggaagaaaggaggaagaaggaagagaaagagaagcagatgaAAATGACACAAAGGGAACATTtggtgaagagagaagagaaggaatagatgaATATGACTTGAAGGGAAAatttgatgaaggaaggagaggagaaaaagatgaacatATGAAGGGAAGATTgcatgaaggaagaagtgaaaggaataaaCGAGAGGACATAGAGAAAACACATgacaaagaaacagaggaagaagatggaaataacaaagaaaaaagaaaaacagagaaacttGAGGACATAGAGAGAAAACCAGATAAGGAGAAACAGGGAAGACTTGACatggaaacaaaggaaggagataatgaagaaaacacaaggagaacagaggaggaggaggaggaggaggaaaacaatgcagTATATGAGGACAAGGAAAAATCACTCAGCCCAGAATTATTCAGCTCTTGGGAAGtggaaaaatgcaaggaaaaaataagaaacagatcaagaagaagaagaagaagactcaCATTTATAAAGAGTGCCACAGAGACCAGTGACCAACAAACTGAGAGTGCCAGGGAGGTTGTGCAGGGGAGTGCCAAGCCGGACATCAATCTAGAAGCGCACACAAGTGGCAATGGGTATTCTGGCCGTGGGAACAGTGCCACAGACAAGACGGCTGGTTTACAACTTAATAGAAGGGATGGTGGAGTGACAGAGAGTGCCATAAGTCATGTAGAAGCTGATACAGGTGCCAGTCATACAAGGGAAGCTCAGAACAGTGCCACAAGTAATTTACAAGCAAATTTAAGTAGCATAACAACTGCCACAAGTAATTTACAAGCCAAaacaaccattaccaccacaggAACCACCAATCAGGACCCTCAGAACAGtgccagaggagagagagactccaccaCTGCAGAAACAAGACCAGGCACCTCAGATGACAGTGCCAGGGAGAGTCAGGTCCTGGCACTGGAGCTGTTCCCTGACCTTGATAATGTTGATACCTCACTTCTGCCACTGTTACCTGAGAATTTAAGGGCCGAGGTGGAGGCACTGTTGGCGCGGCACTGCAAGAACACCACCCAGCACTGTACAGGTGACGCTACGCACTCGGCACTCCCAGAACCCCAAGAAACTAGAGGGATCATGAAATATATAAG comes from the Scylla paramamosain isolate STU-SP2022 chromosome 45, ASM3559412v1, whole genome shotgun sequence genome and includes:
- the LOC135094350 gene encoding serine/threonine-protein kinase pakA-like; protein product: MTERVVVLVDMDCFYVQVEEREQPHLRGKPAAVVQYNSWRGGGIIAVNYEARGFGVKRGMRGDQARERCPDIQLVQVPVSRGKADLNKYREAGKEVINVLVEFSDCVERASIDEAYVDLTSVVDRRMAEVEERVSAAALPSTWVVGYSGEEEVEGEKGDREASLNKWVAGLNQEDKPELEEEEEEDEEMRRGRSGSKADLRLALAAAHCEEMRRAVFTRTSFKCSAGIAHNKMLAKLSCGLHKPNQQTVLPQGKVQTLWDGLPLGKVRNLGGKLGDSLTETLGCVTMGDLSRVSLSRLAVHYDHKTAHWLHSLGRGIDTEAVTSRQLAKSIGCGKNFQGRETLDTPDKVRKWTRSLADELSERLEADKASNKRTARTLTVGVRLDGDDRWCSFTRSCRLPSYDAERICRVSLALFHHTNIAATPDVWSPSIKHISLSAGKFQDLAGSGSANIQEMFRKAERKASATTPIPATAPNAPAKLSNVSARSPSILSLFSNIPATSKIPATPSNFPATLPNIPATSPSSSSTFLSPQTPSTSFFLPKLSSNASFSSPKSSSSRFFPSKTSSNSTSPPSPSSSSSSSSSSSPSSPNNNTQEEGEEDSLLDDSNTQAVMPSQSQALEETPSQSAASIHPQAEELTKRMAAKVKQGRVSFPSQGSCKERSTEVKKHPTNSFFKNFLLNKLKKDNGGDGGGTNSCDSGLESHRSDEKPESDRIVMGNTGVMETASDNEKEEERENVNYSDDEEKERTSKNSEGEEVMNNLDSESERRKDRSGKSEFEGEGKNKSNDSEDSEGREDVSDLDILVSLLDSDEENGKEIGRKEEEGREREADENDTKGTFGEERREGIDEYDLKGKFDEGRRGEKDEHMKGRLHEGRSERNKREDIEKTHDKETEEEDGNNKEKRKTEKLEDIERKPDKEKQGRLDMETKEGDNEENTRRTEEEEEEEENNAVYEDKEKSLSPELFSSWEVEKCKEKIRNRSRRRRRRLTFIKSATETSDQQTESAREVVQGSAKPDINLEAHTSGNGYSGRGNSATDKTAGLQLNRRDGGVTESAISHVEADTGASHTREAQNSATSNLQANLSSITTATSNLQAKTTITTTGTTNQDPQNSARGERDSTTAETRPGTSDDSARESQVLALELFPDLDNVDTSLLPLLPENLRAEVEALLARHCKNTTQHCTGDATHSALPEPQETRGIMKYISRSPKKHAEKDGGSDLVQCKECQRFVSPFDLPEHLDFHVALKLQSDLRQSGAGSEGAGRVVTGRGKKRGRPSRQEAIGKKIQKLDAFFTR